In Ipomoea triloba cultivar NCNSP0323 chromosome 7, ASM357664v1, a single genomic region encodes these proteins:
- the LOC116025525 gene encoding protein NIM1-INTERACTING 2: MEEGEKKRKSERDGDDGVSAAMKKKRGKEEADQPAAEEVADEEVEEFFAILRRIHAAVKYFAKGGDGGAGGSGRKMIQAIGREESSGVLDEKKREDDEESKGFDLNAIPNDDDNT, translated from the coding sequence ATGGAAGAAggggagaagaagagaaagtcTGAGAGAGACGGCGACGATGGCGTCTCCGCCGCTATGAAAAAGAAGCGCGGGAAAGAGGAGGCTGATCAGCCGGCTGCGGAGGAGGTGGCGGATGAAGAAGTGGAGGAGTTCTTCGCGATCCTACGGAGAATTCATGCGGCGGTTAAGTACTTCGCTAAGGGTGGGGATGGCGGCGCCGGCGGGAGCGGCCGGAAAATGATTCAGGCGATCGGACGGGAGGAAAGTAGCGGCGTTTTGGATGAGAAGAAAAGGGAAGATGATGAGGAGAGCAAAGGTTTTGATCTGAATGCGATTCCTAACGATGATGATAATACTTAA
- the LOC116025526 gene encoding protein NEGATIVE REGULATOR OF RESISTANCE-like, whose amino-acid sequence MEVAKRKMLDDREAEGKRAVKVKAAPAAEDDGGESKKKQQAAEAEDEEVEEFYAILKRIRVAVKYFEKGKGGKKAEARPAAVKPWSPSFQREDFDGAAAEEEDEEEEEEDAAAGLDLNAEPDCRRKTGKITSGKNRL is encoded by the coding sequence ATGGAGGTGGCGAAGAGGAAGATGTTGGATGACCGGGAAGCGGAGGGGAAAAGAGCGGTGAAGGTGAAGGCGGCGCCGGCGGCGGAGGACGACGGCGGAGAGAGCAAGAAGAAGCAGCAGGCGGCGGAAGCGGAGGATGAAGAGGTGGAGGAGTTCTACGCTATCTTGAAGAGGATACGCGTGGCGGTGAAGTATTTCGAGAAAGGAAAAGGCGGAAAGAAGGCGGAGGCGCGGCCGGCGGCGGTTAAGCCGTGGAGCCCGTCTTTTCAACGGGAGGATTTCGACGgcgcggcggcggaggaggaggatgaggaggaggaggaggaagatgcCGCCGCCGGTTTAGATCTCAACGCTGAACCGGATTGCCGACGGAAAACCGGTAAAATAACGTCCGGCAAAAATCGGCTTTAG